In Candidatus Obscuribacterales bacterium, one genomic interval encodes:
- a CDS encoding BTAD domain-containing putative transcriptional regulator: protein GLGQDLLAGVNILGSAAFELWLFSERHRLNGATEAILHEATLACLAEGRVNEAFQCASRLVDLNPLDEAHHVLLVQCLRAAGDDDGAVKHVMHCTDLFRREWGTEPSPVLQEAVFKPILDLSKTRPYSVQAMLEAGEAAIAAGAISQGLQTLREAVALARQDQNHQLLARVLVALGHALVHVGRGSDEEGGAALHEAVTHAIEVGDEHTAAIAYRELAFADLERGRYHRALDLLAEATRLAAGDDAEMAWIECIQGACLNDQGCYSQAFKVLSSAVERAERTESPEALVFARCWVGRLHLLRGEWAEAKPVLERALQEAHACWMALAPLPEALLAEVHLLTGDLDTAESQLERAFVMGRQLDDPCLESIAMRGLGLVAVARGQSSRGYQMLIDAPRISRRLPDSYRWIEAYGLDALCRVAIAQGQAAAPRWIADLESLAARCGMSELVVRALLHKARLGEPGAFETARDLATAIDNPLLHDTVAQRAFEKSAEQ, encoded by the coding sequence TGGGTTAGGCCAAGATCTCTTAGCGGGTGTCAATATCTTGGGCAGTGCTGCATTTGAGCTATGGCTATTTAGTGAAAGACATCGCCTTAACGGTGCTACCGAAGCCATCCTGCATGAGGCTACCTTAGCCTGTTTAGCAGAAGGGCGCGTAAATGAAGCATTCCAGTGTGCCTCACGGCTGGTCGATCTCAATCCGCTCGATGAGGCTCACCACGTTCTGCTGGTTCAGTGCCTTCGGGCTGCTGGTGACGACGATGGAGCCGTCAAGCATGTGATGCACTGTACTGACCTTTTTCGGCGGGAGTGGGGTACTGAGCCAAGCCCAGTGTTACAGGAGGCTGTTTTCAAACCCATACTCGATCTATCTAAAACGCGACCTTATTCTGTGCAAGCAATGCTTGAGGCGGGGGAAGCGGCGATCGCAGCGGGGGCAATCAGTCAGGGCTTGCAGACCTTACGAGAGGCCGTAGCTCTAGCCCGCCAGGATCAAAATCATCAACTCTTAGCTCGGGTACTGGTGGCGCTGGGTCACGCGCTGGTTCATGTGGGTAGAGGCAGTGACGAGGAAGGTGGGGCGGCACTGCATGAAGCCGTCACTCATGCCATTGAGGTGGGTGATGAGCATACCGCTGCGATCGCCTATCGAGAACTAGCCTTCGCTGACTTGGAGCGTGGGCGTTATCACCGTGCCCTTGACTTATTAGCTGAGGCAACACGCTTAGCTGCAGGAGACGACGCTGAAATGGCCTGGATCGAATGTATCCAAGGGGCCTGCCTGAACGATCAGGGCTGTTACTCTCAAGCCTTCAAAGTTCTGAGTTCCGCTGTGGAACGGGCTGAGCGAACCGAGTCCCCAGAGGCTTTGGTTTTTGCCCGCTGCTGGGTCGGTCGATTGCACCTGTTGCGGGGCGAATGGGCTGAGGCAAAGCCAGTGCTGGAACGGGCATTACAGGAGGCACATGCTTGCTGGATGGCGCTTGCCCCACTTCCTGAGGCTCTTCTGGCTGAGGTACATCTGCTAACGGGTGATCTCGATACGGCCGAGAGCCAGCTAGAACGTGCCTTTGTCATGGGACGACAGCTTGACGATCCTTGCTTAGAAAGCATCGCCATGCGGGGACTGGGGCTGGTCGCTGTAGCCAGGGGGCAATCCAGCCGAGGCTATCAGATGCTGATCGATGCACCGCGAATTTCTCGGCGGCTACCCGATAGCTATCGCTGGATTGAAGCCTATGGGCTTGATGCCCTATGTCGGGTGGCGATCGCCCAGGGGCAGGCGGCAGCACCCCGGTGGATTGCTGACCTCGAATCCCTCGCGGCACGATGCGGCATGAGTGAGCTTGTAGTTCGGGCACTGTTGCATAAAGCTCGGCTCGGTGAGCCAGGTGCGTTCGAGACCGCTCGTGATTTGGCGACTGCGATCGATAACCCCTTGCTCCATGACACCGTCGCTCAGAGGGCGTTTGAAAAGTCGGCGGAGCAGTAA
- a CDS encoding IS5 family transposase: MSKAYTSNLTCDQFELIEPLLPKAKPGGRPRTVCLWAVLNAIFYLVAQGCSWRDLPGDFPAWQTVYTYYRTWVKDGTWEAIHKRLRSWTRAVHDRMESPSEVILDSQSVPTAPMVHRSVGYDAAKVTKGRKRHLVVDTLGLMMAVVVTAANVPERTGGQQVLHKLHQMGESVARVYLVWVDGGYRGSNFLQWAMDTLAWIVHVVLRPQEAKGFVLLKKRWIVERTFGWWRWSRRLVQDYEQLPENAEAMLQIAMIRIMLRRLAS; the protein is encoded by the coding sequence ATGAGTAAAGCCTACACCAGCAATTTAACCTGTGACCAGTTTGAGTTGATTGAGCCCTTGCTGCCGAAGGCGAAACCGGGAGGGCGACCCCGAACGGTCTGTTTGTGGGCGGTGCTCAATGCCATCTTTTACCTGGTGGCTCAAGGGTGTAGTTGGCGGGATTTGCCCGGCGATTTTCCCGCCTGGCAAACGGTGTACACCTATTACCGTACTTGGGTGAAGGATGGCACCTGGGAGGCAATCCACAAGCGTCTGCGGTCGTGGACACGCGCGGTTCATGACCGCATGGAAAGCCCTTCGGAAGTCATTCTAGACAGTCAAAGCGTTCCCACCGCGCCGATGGTGCATCGCTCGGTTGGCTATGACGCCGCTAAAGTGACGAAAGGACGTAAACGGCATCTGGTGGTTGATACCCTCGGTTTGATGATGGCCGTCGTTGTGACGGCAGCGAATGTCCCTGAACGCACTGGCGGTCAACAGGTTCTGCACAAGCTCCATCAGATGGGTGAGTCTGTGGCACGGGTCTATCTGGTCTGGGTTGACGGTGGCTATCGTGGTTCTAACTTTCTGCAATGGGCGATGGATACCTTGGCATGGATTGTTCACGTCGTCTTGCGCCCTCAAGAAGCCAAGGGCTTTGTCTTACTCAAGAAACGGTGGATTGTTGAGCGCACCTTTGGCTGGTGGCGATGGTCACGTCGCTTGGTTCAAGATTATGAACAGCTTCCTGAAAACGCTGAAGCGATGCTCCAAATCGCCATGATCCGCATTATGCTCAGACGCTTGGCATCATGA